In the genome of Nocardia terpenica, one region contains:
- a CDS encoding dihydroxyacetone kinase family protein, with the protein MTRIYGGPAAFAREALAGFCDLHAEFVHPVDGGVIRSTRTPEGKVALVVGGGSGHYPAFAGYVGPGLADGAAVGEVFTSPSTARIVEVARRAQHGGGVLLAFGNYAGDVLNFGAAARQLATEGIAAQILPVTDDIASASADERAARRGIAGNVVVYKIAGAAAEAGYDLDDAVRVARLANDRTRSLGVAFAGVTLPGKSEPLFTVEPASLDVGLGIHGEPGISTRAMTDADGLARLLVDRVLAEAPAGAGTRITALLNGLGATKYEELFLLWGRVARLLAEAGLEPVAPIAGEFVTSLDMAGCSLTVSWLDDELERLWLAPADSPALHRGTVSPADRVTAAPRATRTDTIAVPAASECSAAAADRIAEVLSYLAHTLAEAEAELAEIDTFAGDGDHGEGMVRGSRAAVEAARAAVDRGAGASTTLLAAADAWAAQAGGTSGALWGIGLRTAAYEFSDDTAVSMPQAVRAARAALNAVVDAGGAVVGDKTLVDALEPLVRSLETDTADRDGARRWADAAAAATAAARDTARLTPRLGRARPLAARSIGHPDAGAVSLALCATAVGKALAQ; encoded by the coding sequence ATGACACGGATCTACGGCGGACCGGCAGCATTCGCCCGCGAGGCGCTGGCCGGGTTCTGCGACCTGCATGCCGAGTTCGTCCACCCGGTCGACGGCGGCGTGATCCGATCGACGCGCACACCCGAGGGCAAGGTGGCACTGGTGGTCGGCGGCGGGTCGGGCCACTACCCGGCGTTCGCCGGTTATGTCGGCCCGGGTCTCGCCGACGGCGCCGCGGTCGGCGAGGTGTTCACCTCGCCGTCCACCGCCAGGATCGTCGAGGTGGCGCGGCGCGCGCAGCACGGCGGCGGCGTGCTGCTCGCCTTCGGCAACTACGCGGGCGATGTGCTCAACTTCGGCGCGGCCGCGCGTCAGCTCGCCACGGAAGGCATTGCCGCCCAGATCCTTCCGGTCACCGACGATATCGCCAGCGCCTCCGCCGACGAGCGGGCCGCCCGCCGCGGCATCGCGGGCAATGTGGTCGTCTACAAGATCGCCGGTGCGGCCGCGGAGGCCGGATACGACCTCGATGATGCCGTGCGGGTGGCGCGCCTGGCGAACGACCGCACCCGATCGCTCGGTGTCGCCTTCGCCGGGGTCACCCTGCCCGGCAAGTCCGAACCCCTGTTCACCGTCGAGCCCGCGTCCCTGGACGTCGGCCTGGGTATTCACGGCGAGCCCGGTATCTCGACCCGGGCGATGACCGACGCCGACGGCCTGGCCCGCCTGCTGGTGGACCGGGTGCTGGCCGAGGCCCCGGCCGGTGCCGGCACTCGAATCACCGCGCTGCTCAACGGACTCGGCGCCACCAAGTACGAGGAACTGTTCCTGCTGTGGGGCCGGGTGGCGCGACTGCTGGCCGAGGCGGGTCTCGAACCGGTCGCACCCATTGCCGGAGAGTTCGTGACAAGCCTCGACATGGCGGGCTGCTCGCTGACCGTGAGCTGGCTCGACGACGAGTTGGAGCGACTGTGGCTGGCCCCGGCCGATTCACCGGCGCTGCATCGCGGCACGGTCTCCCCCGCCGACCGCGTGACCGCCGCGCCGCGCGCCACCCGCACCGACACGATCGCCGTGCCCGCCGCGTCCGAATGCTCCGCGGCCGCCGCCGACCGGATCGCCGAGGTGCTGTCGTACCTGGCTCACACGCTCGCCGAGGCCGAGGCCGAGCTGGCCGAGATCGACACATTCGCCGGTGACGGCGACCACGGCGAGGGCATGGTCCGGGGTTCGCGCGCCGCCGTCGAGGCCGCCCGCGCGGCCGTCGATCGCGGTGCCGGGGCGTCGACGACACTGCTGGCCGCCGCCGATGCGTGGGCCGCGCAGGCCGGTGGCACCTCCGGAGCGCTGTGGGGTATCGGATTACGCACCGCCGCTTACGAATTCAGCGATGACACCGCGGTGTCGATGCCGCAGGCGGTGCGGGCCGCTCGGGCCGCGCTGAACGCCGTGGTCGACGCCGGTGGGGCCGTGGTCGGCGACAAGACCCTCGTCGATGCGCTCGAACCGCTCGTGCGCAGCCTCGAAACCGATACCGCCGACCGGGACGGCGCACGGCGCTGGGCGGATGCGGCCGCCGCGGCCACCGCGGCCGCCCGGGACACGGCCCGGCTCACGCCCCGGCTCGGCCGCGCCCGCCCCCTCGCCGCGCGCAGCATCGGGCATCCCGACGCGGGCGCCGTCTCCCTCGCGCTGTGTGCCACCGCGGTCGGAAAAGCGCTGGCGCAGTGA
- a CDS encoding ribose-5-phosphate isomerase — MTDKWRVVVGCDDAGILYKDTLAADLRGDPRVASVVDLTDEIDPATAYPHTAEAAAHLIAAGRADRALLVCGTGLGMAISANKVPGVRAVTAHDSFSVERSVLSNNAQVLCFGQRVIGLELARRLAHEWLGYRFDPASHSAAKVAAIDALDRGGYTVG, encoded by the coding sequence ATGACCGATAAGTGGCGTGTCGTCGTCGGCTGCGACGATGCCGGGATCCTGTACAAGGACACGCTGGCCGCCGACCTGCGCGGCGACCCCCGGGTGGCGTCGGTGGTCGACCTGACCGACGAGATCGACCCGGCCACCGCGTATCCGCACACGGCCGAGGCCGCCGCGCACCTGATCGCCGCCGGGCGCGCCGACCGTGCGCTGCTGGTGTGCGGCACCGGGCTCGGCATGGCGATCAGCGCGAACAAGGTGCCCGGCGTGCGTGCGGTCACCGCACACGACAGCTTCTCCGTCGAACGCTCGGTATTGAGCAACAACGCGCAGGTGCTGTGCTTCGGTCAGCGTGTGATCGGGCTCGAACTCGCGCGTCGCCTCGCGCACGAGTGGCTGGGCTACCGTTTCGACCCCGCGTCGCATTCGGCGGCGAAGGTGGCGGCGATCGACGCGCTCGACCGTGGCGGTTACACGGTCGGGTGA
- a CDS encoding alpha/beta fold hydrolase, producing the protein MQTSTRPWRLSQRVRVSGGEAAVDVFGDGPPVVLGHGTPASSYLWRTVIPVLAARYRVHVWDMLGYGDSRLDSGVEPTIAWQARTLAELVRHWNLKNPRLVGHDIGAGVVMRAHLIDGVPATRIALLDGAVIGPWNTPFTAHLARHGDAYRTMPPHVFADIIAPRMRTATHLPMSDEVADAYLRPWSGIAGQHRWVRQAEVVDWRDTDTAVARLGEVAVPTLVLWGEQDAWMPLTMADRLTDAIPGARQQRIPDAGHFLPEDKPAETATALLDFLD; encoded by the coding sequence ATGCAGACATCGACTCGGCCGTGGCGGCTGTCGCAGCGGGTGCGGGTGTCCGGCGGGGAGGCCGCCGTCGATGTGTTCGGCGACGGGCCGCCAGTCGTGCTCGGCCACGGCACTCCGGCCTCGTCGTATCTGTGGCGCACTGTGATTCCCGTGCTCGCGGCGCGCTACCGGGTCCATGTCTGGGACATGCTCGGATACGGGGACTCGCGCCTGGATTCCGGTGTGGAACCGACCATCGCCTGGCAGGCAAGAACATTGGCCGAACTCGTCCGGCACTGGAACCTGAAGAACCCCCGATTGGTCGGCCACGATATCGGCGCGGGAGTCGTGATGCGGGCACACCTGATCGACGGGGTTCCCGCCACCCGGATCGCACTGCTCGACGGGGCGGTGATCGGCCCGTGGAACACCCCCTTCACCGCGCACCTGGCTCGCCACGGCGACGCCTATCGCACCATGCCGCCGCACGTCTTCGCCGACATCATCGCCCCGCGCATGCGCACCGCCACCCACCTGCCCATGTCCGACGAGGTGGCCGACGCCTACCTGCGTCCGTGGTCGGGCATCGCCGGTCAGCACCGCTGGGTCCGGCAGGCCGAAGTGGTCGACTGGCGCGATACCGACACCGCGGTCGCCCGCCTGGGCGAGGTGGCCGTACCGACACTGGTGCTGTGGGGCGAGCAGGATGCCTGGATGCCGCTCACCATGGCCGACCGGCTCACCGACGCCATCCCCGGGGCCCGCCAGCAGCGAATCCCCGACGCCGGTCACTTCCTGCCCGAGGACAAGCCCGCCGAAACAGCCACTGCCCTACTGGATTTCCTCGACTGA